ACTAGAAAAAACATTTCTTAAACGGAAGTCAACTACACTTTCAAATTCAGAAAAACCTAATGTCCGTGATACTCTTTTAACTTCATCTTCTCCCTTTGCATCATTAGTTGCTACTTTGAACACTTCAtcaattacctataaaataaaagacgatttattaaaatatttatttattctgtttaaataatcaaaatattgaaataaattatcaaaataatagtttttttctttacctGAATGTCTTCtagcattgttttattttttgagtcaTCAAATAAGCGTTGACGCATTCTGTCTActaaattttgcaaaaattgTAACCTGTTAATCCCTCCTGATTTTGTCATTGTAATATTGACACCTTTGTTAATTCCTTTCTGAATAGCTTCTATAATTTCCTTTTCTTTTTCCCCAGGTTCAGCTTTCAGACTTTCTAAAATTCTAATCGTTCTATTTATCTCCGACTGGGCACGCATTAGAGTTGTTTTTCTGGACTGTAATATACAAGATAACATTGCAAGCTCAGAAAGAACATCGTAAAAAAGTCCAAGTTCCTCCAAAAAAGAAGAggattctaatttttttttttatgccgtTTGATGTCGCATCATGTGTTTTActaacatgtaaatatattccCGGATAATTATTCCATATGGCTTTTATAGATCGAAAACTGCTTGCAGACCAGCGTACATTCAAAACACGacctatttttttcatttcaatgcCTACTTCAACACAAGATTTATCTAAACCCATTGAATTTTTAGGACTTTGATGATAGTAAGCGTAGAGTTTGTCCATTAGACTTTGGAAACGAGAGACTCCAGTACAATCTTTTATTACGTCATGTACTGAGAGTTCGAGGCGATGACATAAACAATGCCAGGTAAATAGATTCGGAATTTTTTCGCGTAGTTTAGTAGCAACTCCAGCTTTCTTACCCGTCATTACACTTGCTCCGTCACTGGCAAAAGCAATCCAGTTGTCTAGCATTTTCTGAGTAAccaaaaccagtttttttttttacttttgtatataatttgagAGTATACGCAGTATACCCATAGTTTTCACAAAATATCTTGAGAGTATACGGCGTATATGTAGTATACCCTATGGGAACacctctgtatatatatatatttgatatacgtCCCGTCgttcagtataataattgttgtagttCCTATATtcaaaaatcgttcttaaattaTATCGAGCAAACGGAAAGATTcatcaataaaagaaaaaacgattcattatattttgataaaatggaaaaatgttCTGAAAGAAAAGCCACATTAATTTTGTAAGCTCCCCAGCttatataaaacaacatttttcaaaaatcttactctaatttatgaaaattgaaaaaagaatTTGCctctttttgaaaacaaaaacgaaaaattacatataggcatgggtcttaaaaaaaaacaagaaaaataatattaatttataacatttgtcTTGTTTGATTAGACAATTTACATGCCAATATGCCCAATTGGCGTCATTTTGGAGGtggcaaggtgggcatttgtcactgtctgattttaaaagcagcccgATGTGTCGGTGTCCGGTTTTCTATTATATATCATAGCGCAAAAACAAACCTTtatttataggaaaatatttcattatgttGGTTTACTTGGTTCTAACCAATTATTGTCATAATGCGATAaattggtaattactaattaatagttGGAATATAATGTAGACGCATATATGCGTGGACGTGCATGAAAgttggtaagtacctacctatgtgtgtgttttatgaaatgaaatgaaacataattattattaatatgttcttGCGAGCGAATCGACCGGTCACCTGTTgttttataagttacctatgtttGGCTGGTCAAAAATTGCTCctctattaaaaactaaaatgacgCTACTGTGCATCCAATTATAAGAATACCAATACGAAGATGGAGTAGGTGATTTGAACACTCGCGTgtaagtatctatataatataatattgtgttagtcataaaatatgattattatttattagcaggGGTTGGGACTTATCACTTAtatcattttcttatttttatggtTATTGACACAACATGTAGCAGAGTGCTATGGAAgtgtatgtaatattacaaCACATTCGATtcacaaattatgaaatttgaaagtgattttttttttaaaaatatgcttattcccaatttttttaaaattatttttgcttttttgcaTTTCTTTgcataattatgatttatgatgatACACGCCACTAACAAAAACCTAGATATTTTAGtcaatttctgttttttttgtttttatttaaggtAAAGCTATAATCTATTCCCCGTAAGTTGACCCACTTTTTTGTTTTGCGCACACGGTGTACATGATGTATAGAATATGTtgtgacaatattatagttcactACGTATACACGTGGTGATTCGCGACGTGAAACTGTAGAACTACAGCAGTGAGCTATATTGTCACATAACGTTTTCACCATCATACTCTTGCACCGtgcgcaaaaaaaaaagtgggtcaaCTTACGGAAAATAGAGTATagaactaaaaataatagttctCCTATACCAAAAGCTTACCATATATACCAACCAATCACAGAAAAGTATTTGGTAAAGAACTCATGAACTTGCATAAAAGTTTAgcatgatttaaatatattattaatttattcttattaatttaatttgtgtcttataatttataaaccttacctacataaaaatcattattgtataaaactattaaaactttaTAGATTAAACTACAAATTGTATGTTTCTATATAGGATACTGTCAAAACGGTGCGCAAACGTATAaagttgttatatttaaatttataaatattaactattgatCTCAGTATCtcactgtatataggtacatgttaatttattacgttatataaattcaatattttttcatgaacatttttttgagctatttatagacatttgacattttagGTTCTAAGTgcgtatcaataaatatattggttttatacaatgatgtgtgtgttttttttctgccTGTTGTCAACTTTTAgggtagtaaaaatgctccgatttactatagtaagtatacttacgcatcttttctgatataggaaagtgaatcaagttATTGCATTccggaggtcaaaattgaaaattctcagtatTTTTCGAAATTGTCAAATGGGGGATGGAAAAATTCTCCAGCCCCCCAAATGAAGCCATCGATAAACTCATATACCCTATGAGATAGCTATCTGATAGCTAACTAATCGTTAAAGTAGGTTGAATAGGATGGTACCGACTTAAACCgactagtattattattatttattgactattataatagttagaAGTGAGTAGTGGTACTGGAGAAAAGGGCGGGGCGTGCCGCGTACCGAACGGCCAATACTGCGGACTGTAatctaaataatgaataatgctGAAAGAATATAGTGATGATCGAGATGACTGTGCCGAGAACATTATAtcctacatttattttgtacataattttacatcGGTACGGCtttaataccattataataccaAACTCTATTGtctatataacctatattattcCTAAATTACGATAACTGCCGACAACGATGCCCACCTTATTCACGtagttttttgtaattaatattattaaataatgatatgttagcaggtacctacaaaatgtattacaataatgaataaacatacaattttttaattacagagTACCTTCGTAATGGAGTCTGCCAGAAATAAAAGCAAGCTCACCGTGAGTGCCAAACAACTTTGGGATTTGAACATGTGAATTGCACAAAGCTTTTGGACACtacttcaaaattattgaattgcCTCCATGGCGTATGCAACTAATGTATTGATTTAGGTTTTGACAAACCAGGTAAGGTGTTCTTAATATTCTGCTTATCggcttatctataatattatatacatagttttaaattttaatcattaaagacataagataatatttatcatatatacaatatcaatgattataatatgtaaagttttgtcaacaattttaatattatgtacctaattacaaTAGTTTTAACTCATATAGCACTATTTTAAGCTGACGGAGTAtagattatatgaaattaaaatgttgaaaaaattccgaaaatttgttaagtatttttcagttaaaaatttataaaaaattttctttttataggtGAAAGGtaactaacatttaaaaatttaatagatgatTCCCTACAGATAACAAGTGTAGGTAACCTTAACCTTAATAAACACGTTACCGgatagtaatataaattttttatgagtatttgaATTTAACAGTTTTACGATAGTATACctttttaatggtaaattaacgaattcccctcaatcaattttttcaatttatcaattgatgttttacaatacaaaaacaaataaactcttgaaattttcacaaaatgtttatattagcatttattttttatattatttagtttgattACTTAGTTCTTACGATCATTACAATCACATGCCCGACAactactgtaaagcagagcggTATACCCATTTTTCCACCTTTTTGTTATATTGGGTGcagtttattttgaatagtattctatataatattatcaatcatGTATTCTAAATATACCTGCAGTACATAGGACATACCTACAACCAGACAACCTACTTATTACGGATAATAAATATGTCAttaaagaacatattttattaagtagatacttataatataattctataaaaaagtataactcttatttattttatggaattatgtctataaataactttttgaatACATCAGTTGATCATCATGATCTATTTAATTtgcgtgtaaaatattaaaaacacattttgaagGAATGGTTTCgaatacaaactttttttttgttacaaataataatatatagttatatctacAACCTATGtcttattatatgaataataccaAAGACTGAAGGATGCATTTtagtatgaataaaaaatataatatttagaatacttCAATGCAATTAATTGTATTCGAGTTCAAAAAAATGCATAGAATTACTTATATTTGATTTACTTTATAACGGTAGTACAAGtttgtttatctttttttttattgtttatttaggtCAATTCGTATGCGATTGTGGAGTGGTAACTGACATTTCAAAAAGACTCttaaattgtacattattttgtgAACAATTTGATTAAGTAAtcataagttttataatatttacatatattatatacccagcTTGTACTTACCTATTGTATACAGAGGATACGTGTGCAATTTAATGGAAAACAATGGCCAGTAGTGGAGGGGGTACTTAATtaggtaacattttaaaacgcagttaataattacatttgatgattaattgatttattgacATCATTTCAATACCTCTTGGCGATACGGCATTAAGTCACATTTTCTCCACCACTCACAAATTGcacctgtataaaatattaactaaataaatatactattatatgtaatacctatattaatataagtatggttttaatttttcattcatattatgttttaagagtattttaagaaataattatatggaTGAGTACCAAAAAGAAGAGTATGGTCAATACACAATATCGATAGTCCCATGTCCAAATTGCGATGATGTAagtacaagtacctatatatatatgaataaggAATTGTAATAtatcttt
This genomic window from Metopolophium dirhodum isolate CAU chromosome 1, ASM1992520v1, whole genome shotgun sequence contains:
- the LOC132936173 gene encoding E3 SUMO-protein ligase KIAA1586-like, which gives rise to MLSCILQSRKTTLMRAQSEINRTIRILESLKAEPGEKEKEIIEAIQKGINKGVNITMTKSGGINRLQFLQNLVDRMRQRLFDDSKNKTMLEDIQVIDEVFKVATNDAKGEDEVKRVSRTLGFSEFESVVDFRLRNVFSSFMKALNILPTSTADCERGFSDMNLTITDLRTRLNIENVSDLMFISINGPSVADFNPRPYIKIWLRDHRSAVSTPRGKERKEIDDENKMQKLFFNNLFN